One part of the Leucoraja erinacea ecotype New England chromosome 17, Leri_hhj_1, whole genome shotgun sequence genome encodes these proteins:
- the LOC129705006 gene encoding borealin-2-like, producing MAAGSGARCWDTEGTLTQTTLPQEIKDEKVQLFMKYFDAKANEKLREMEQACGKLLDMVDNVLAVYLLKMPAAIKRMKLRDFLATGGTDHNSTAAVMADLPDEGMMAELASKAMRKGKYIEWKKHAVNLQL from the exons ATGGCTGCAGGAAGTGGAGCTCGCTGTTGGGACACTGAAGGAACACTAACACAGACCACCCTCCCGCAAGAGATCAAAGATGAGAAAGTGCAACTCTTCATGAAGTATTTTGATGCTAAAG CAAATGAGAAACTGAGGGAAATGGAGCAAGCATGTGGGAAACTATTGGACATGGTTGACAATGTGTTGGCTGTCTACTTGCTGAAGATGCCAGCTGCAATCAAAAGGATGAAGTTGCGAGATTTCCTTG CTACAGGGGGGACAGATCACAATTCCACTGCAGCTGTGATG GCTGATCTACCAGATGAGGGGATGATGGCTGAACTTGCCAGCAAGGCAATGAGAAAAGGCAAGTATATCGAGTGGAAAAAGCACGCGGTTAATCTTCAACTTTAG